A segment of the Salvelinus namaycush isolate Seneca chromosome 3, SaNama_1.0, whole genome shotgun sequence genome:
TTGTTTTGTCAAAGCCTGAAACATATTCACATATTCCTCTATTCCAGAATATCAAGGGACAAGAAGACATGCCCTTGGttatgaaaatagagctctttggccatgcacaccagtggtgggtttagCGTCGAAAGAAGGATGCATATCCAAAAAGGAacctcatacctactgtaaaatatagaaggggaaaggggatacctagtcagttgcacaactgaatgatTTCAAACAAAATATCTCTTCcatatttaacccaacccctctgagtcTCTgaaggggggctgccttaatcgacatccacgtcatagtcacccagggagcagttgttgtgggGGTCAACTGCCTTGCTCTAGGGCAGAACGGAAGTTTTTTCCAACttgccagctcggggatttgaacaagcagctaaccgctaggctacctttcCATCGCTCCCACTCCTGAACTTTAGCAATGGATCGAAATCTACATAATGGTTACCTGgaggagggtcatgctttttcaatttcagtcaagggaAGGGTTAAGTATGTTTTAAACCTAGTCCAGGGGAGGATCATGTCATTTGTCATTGATTCCATTTCTCTATTTTTCTGTGTTTtagaattagttgcttattaagttttaatgtcacatgcacagtaaaatgtgtttcttgcaaactcaaaacccaacagtgcaataatcaataacaatgtattactagaAAAAAACACGAGAAATAAGATTAAGAAATATGAAATACTTTATTGTGTATTTAAGTAAggaagcatactatatacaggaaatatttaaaaagtcaggtccaatatcatatttacatgtgccgggatactggagtgatggagatagatatgtacaggggtaagAAGACTAGGCAACAATATAGAAGAGAAACAGAGTAccagcagcttgtatgtgagtggaTGTGTGGGTGTATAGAGTCAGTATAAACGTATGTacatattatgtgtgagtgagaaaatgatggagtgagtgtgtgttggagtgacagtgtgtgtgtgtgtgtgtgtgtgtgtgtgtgtgtgtgtgtgggggggggggtacctcTTGCCGTGCTGCAGCAGAAAtaatagtctatggcttgggtggttggttTCTTTGCCAATTTTCTGGGCCTtcttttcacaccgcctgatatagaggtcctggatggcagggagctcggcctcaGTGATGTTATGGGCTGTCCacacaaccctctgtagcgccatgtgaTGGAGGGCGGTGCCAtttccataccaagcagtgatgcagccagtcaatgtGCAtctatagaaccttttgaggatttgaggccCCATGCCAATTTTTTTCAACCTCccgagggggaagaggcactgtcGCACCTTCAcgactgtgcgtgtgtgtttggaccattttaagtcttcAGTGATTttaacacagaggaacttgaagctgtctaCCTGCTCCACTGCTGCCCCGTCGCTCCCacccacaatcagctccttggtcttgctgacgttgagggataggttgttgctccggcaccatactgccaggtcattgacctccctgtaggctgactcgtcgtcgccggtgatcaggcctatgaCCGTCGTTTCATCAGTGAACTTGATAATgaagtcgtgcgtggccacacaaTCGTGGGTGAAGGGGACTgggcacacacccctgtggggcccctgtgttaagggtcagcgtggcggaggtgacGTTGCCTACCCTCACCTTCTGGCGTCTGCCTGGcaggaagtccagtatccagttgcagagggaggtgttcagacccagagtcctaagcttggtcatgagcttggaggggacaatggtgtagtcaatgaacagcattctcacataggtattgcTCGTATCTAAGTGTGTGAGGGCAGTGTGAaaagcaattgagattgcgtcatctatggatctgttggggcagtatgcaaattggagtgcgtCTAGGGTGGCTGGGATGGTGGTGTTATTATGTTCCataactagcctttcaaagcacttcattattACAGAACTGAGAActacagggcggtaatcattgtagcatgaagccttagagttcttaGGAACAGGAATGATTgtggtcatcttaaaacatgtggAGATTACAGACTGTGACCAGGAGAGGTTAAAAATTACcgtgaatatgcctgccagctattctgcgcatgctctgagaacgctcCCTGGAATACCGTCGGGGTCCCCGGCCTTGCGGGTGTTGACCTGATTTAAAGACTCTTCTCACGTCGGCCTCAGAGATGGCAAGATCACCCAATCCTTTGGGTCGTTGACAGCCCTCACACCTGGCTCGATAGTTGTTGTCAAAGCATGCATACAATGCATTGAGTTCAtctggtagagaggcatcgtTAGGCAGATCATGGTTGGGTATTCCTTggtaatccgtaatggactgtagcccctgccacattcGGCTATATATTGATGTGTGCCCGATGccacccctcatctctgattctccaCTGTGCACACAATATCATGTGCacctataggctatttagtgtgtTCTCAATCAAATGATCTATAGGCTATAGTTTACGAAGTCCATGCTCGGAgaagcaaagttatatttctaacaTAGATGCTGTGACGGTGTAAATACAAGTAGGCTGCATTTAACACTGCAATGaatattccaaccctgagcctCGACCTGCTCTGATCTTGCTGATAAAAAAAGAAATGTGTGTCCTGTCTAACCAACGGCTGTGCTGTGGAGGCCTAGGgtggcagttcaggaggagagtcaaaggcttcttacaatttttttgttgttgattaggTCTAGTCCAAAAAAATGCACTATCTTGCGCAGGGACtagcctatgttctgttcagtttgagaaagAGAGCACGAAGATGAGGACTGGATGTGAACTTTGATAGCTTACTACTTTAATTGATTTTATTCAACAACAATTTGTTTCTTGCTCAGgatgtatttatcagagttattgacctcacaataagccagatcCGAGTAGCCTAACTtgcattgtggtgctgaaacttgaagcagcagccgCAGCAAAATCAATCGGAAATGGACAACTCATGGTGTTGAATGTAGGCAAATTCGAGTAGGCATTCATTTAAAccgtcttcattttaattagactttacTAACAGCAAGAGGGCTTtatgttggagcctatttcttcctatttaacaaaaaaaataagaggtaggcctagCTGTTTGACAGACGAAATGAGGCTATAAgctgctatatccatagatttgtaGGTCAATGCTACACTCACCTTGCACTCTTTAAATCACTTACCTCTGTGTCAGTGACaggctgttaagttaaaaccaatACTTGAATTGAGGGGGTATGAGAGGGTATGCCATAGGTCTACCTTTTTATTAAATAAAATGTCAAAAAGCACAGGCCCTTGTTAGCTAAAcattttgaagaaaataaaatgGATCCGATTATATAAACTGATCTATAACAGTGATTTTTGGTCGGCGATGCTTTACGCTAGAAACAAGTTGTAAAATACTGGGAAAGATGTGACTCCGATGAATATGGGGTTTTCATTGTTTAATTTTCTTTGACATTCGGAGGCTGAGCTACAAACTTTAACCGAGGAGACAAAAAATAGACTTTGCTTTAgaagtaatctaattctgtcactatcaattgattaagctattcactttcGGTACAATATAATGTTTttgtttaaacccagacagcttttcGGTAAACACTTGTGACCTTTTTTTGTTAGGTTAAGCCACagaagaagagtagccagcagttaaagcttaCATTTTTCTGCGTTGGTCGGCCtagggtggaaaggtaggcctaacttttgaaagtaccatgctcagataAAAATGTTTACAAACAGGGACAGGTtcgttgcaaacaagacacactgatttggcattgCAGAAATATGATAAGATAAACACATAGGCCTATTGCTCTGTCCATCCTTAGCCTGCACTTTCAGTAATTTGTTTGGTATTAAAAAATATTCTCCCAATATGTAAAATTAAATACAATTGCGTGAAATGTTTCTAAAAGGCCATTTTTTTTCTCTGACCTGCAAATAcgatgatagattcatgcaatgTTTTTTACCATAAAGGCAATCTTTCCACCTCTACTCTTGTCCACAGTGGTATGCCAACCCACCACCTTCTGGCCCGCAGCCCTGTGTGCTATCAAGATTCCTGTATTGCCATGTAATGCTGACAGGacgaagaacagtttctaaaactgcatatctaagtCTGGTCTGTCCAAGTAGTGAGGGTAAACGGATCACTCCCTTACTACATCTCATTAATTGTTTAATCTTATATTGATGTACGAGGGCGGATAATCACCTTTTTCAAAACGCGGGACAATGTATAGCATGGTGTTTAAACTGACGACATAAGGTAAACAAGCTGTGATCTAGTAATGATCTCAGAGACATTAGGGTAAGCAGCTTACCCTGTCTGCTTTAGAAGGCAACCCCAGACAGCTCCCTCAACCATGCATGCATTGGATAGCAGGGAACTGGTATGATACCAAAGCAAGCTGACCTTGACTTAGTAGGAAGTGGGTGAGTGTCACAGAAAATACACCTACTTTAATGCCTGGGTGTGAGTAGAATTTCCTGGGGAATGGTCTACCAAAGGATCCGTGACCTTACGCTTTCAGAAAGACTTGTCTCTTCAGGTCACCGACTCGCCTTACTGTGTGAAAGAACCGTGTGGTGCTTTGCTAATTCACTGTGTCAGCAGAGGCCTGGTGAACTCTAAAACAGTAAAAGGCTCTAAATGGGCTCCTGTCTTTTTAATGGATTGGGGGGCTTAGGCCTCTAGCAGCTACTTGAGCCTAAGCTTTAGTCTCAGGGAGACTATTCATGGGTATATGACTGGATTGGGATGCATGTGTGGGAGCATGGCCTTTGTGTGATTCTGCAGTGCACACTGCAAAAAGTGAAATCTAATCAAGCCTAAATATCTTATATTGAGTGATAATTCATTTATTAAAATGTGTGGGGGTTTTTTCATAGCAAGCTAAATTATCTACTATCATTGGCAGATAATTGTGCTTATTTTAACCTAAAAAAAGGCCAGCAACAAACCAGTGTCTCTACGTTTGGTAAAAAACAATAATGTTAAAAAGTTCTATATCATCATaagttaaaacattttaaaaactgtgattttcaaacactatgaGATTCACGGTGATGTAgggagcaagaaaataccctccctctggctagaaacttgttgcaggttttgaaaatcatttaaaaaaaacttttaatcccaccctgtgatgtcacagagaaacATTTTTTTGGActctttttaaccacagatcatagaaacacggcgttttcacatatgtagacactggtttggtgctggaaataatgaatatgaggttgaaaagtgatGGGGTTCCAAGTAATTTATCTTATTTAAAGATAAGACGATTTAAGGTAAAATATCTTAAAATACATGCAAGATAAATTACTTGCAACTCCatcacttttcaacctcattcaCTATTtccagcaccaaaccagtgtctacatatgtgaaaacggtGTGTATTTTTTTCGTTAAAATAAGTGAAATTATCTGCCATTGTTAGATAATTTAGTTTGGTCAGAAGAAAACACATTTAAGATTGCTTAGATTTTACTTTTTACAGTACATCCCTCTGTCACAGACCAAAGCGGCGTGTTTCCAGGGCACTCATGGCCCATTACTGCTACATGGGCACATGTGTcaggcgcagagagagagagaaagaaagagaggggtcGGGCAGGCGGCTAGGCTGGCACGGGAGAGCTCGCACCGAGAAGGGCACGCATCTCCCTGCACAATTACCCACCGTGCGCAGAAACTGAGCTCGCCTTGCATATGCCCGCATTGGTTCGCCCCGCCAGACTAAAAATGGAAGGTAACAGATCCAGGTCATGGTACGCTGGAAAGAATGAGGAATGTGTCTGGGTGGGGTGGTAGACTGGGAGCAAGGGGATGGAGTGGTTTGATGTTAATTGAGTTTCTGGAATTTTGGATGAACTGACTGGGTAGAAACATCCCTAATGCAGGCATAACAGCCAGCTGACATACCACAGCCCTGCAAACAGCCACCAATGGACATTGCACGTGTGTGTAATAGCAAAGTTTGGCAGTAAGGCTCATGTTGCTTCCTTTCCTGTTTTGCAGGCTACTTCAACGTATTGGCAGTAATACTGAAAACAACGAATGATGCGCCATGGGCCAACGAGTTTGAATGTAAGAGCCAATAGAAATGTCGTAATGTATACACCAACATGACAATCAGTTAGACATTTCCTGCTTGATCTTGACATGACACTAAGGAACCAGAACTAGATAACATCTATCCTTTGCttcttcctttaaaaaaaaacgtacATCTAATTCCCTCGTCTCCTCTGGCAGCTATCGAATTGTCCTGTTTGATAGAGTCCATCTCCACAAAAAACCCAAGAATCGAATGGAAGAAAATTAAGGATGGGGAGCCCAGTTATGTCTACTTTGAGAAGAAAATCTCAGGTAACGCAGACTCAATGGAGTGCTTTGTCGTAATGGCATCTTCACTAATTTCTCCAACATCAATATCAAAGTgacaaaaccccccaaaaattttCAAATCCTCTTACAGACACAAACAACTTGGACTAATGAGGGAATGACATTGTTTTGTACTCATCATCAATTATGCCTGTATTAAATCAATGGCAACTTAAAGCATGTTTTTTACTCCTGCAGGAGATTTGGAGGGCAGAGCAAGGATCAGAGAGCCTGCGACATTGGTGATAACCAACGCCACAAGATCAGACTCAGCCAGTTATCGTTGCGAGGTCAGCGACCAGACTGACTTTAGATCCTTTGATGAGATTTTGATCAACCTCGTCATAAGAGGTAGGTCTATCATCCCACCCAGCCGCATTTCTTCACATCATCACCAGCTTTTTTGCACCAGAAGCACATCATTAGTTGTATTACTACAGTAAACTGTGGTATAATATTGAaaccagaacaaattcaagactATACACCCACACGAAGATGCATCACCTTGTGGCTATGACTGAAATGACATGTTTGGGGAAGGAAGCATTGCCGCTACTTCTGTGAAATTGCATGTTTGCCATCAGTCATTTGCGTTGCAATTATTTAATGCATCTCATCATTTCACTGCTAAAATGTTTGCCGTTAGTCTTAAACCTTGAAGCTTTGAAAGTTGCTATGAAACATAACATACAAAACACAATGAACAGAACACAATGACCCTAAAACAGCCATATCAGTTTACAGGAACTCGTTTTTCCTCTGTTTTACTAAAACGGAGCTGCATTAGTGGTTACAACTATCGATGCTGTAAGCTGAAACCGTGTTTTAGGTCACGCCAACTTTTTGGCACACATACTGTATGAGGATGCTTTTTGACTGGCCCGTCCCTGCCCGAAAGGCGTGTTCTGGGCTATATGGGGAAACCTCTGAAACTGCATCTCCGCTAAATCGCAGTGCTAAAGATGGAAAGTGTTGGCAGGGTTTGGCATGGGACAAAAAACACATACCCACCCTCCGAGATCATTCATTGGCCTAGTAACTATAATTCAGTGTGTATCATGGGCTATGCTGTTTTTGACACAATCAGATGCTGAATGTTGCCATTGCTAAATGTGTGGTTGTGTCCACAGTGAAGCCAGTGGTGCCGAAATGTGCCGTCCCCAAATCGGTGCCTGTAGGGACGGCGGCAGAGCTGCGATGCGTGGAGGATCAGGGTTTCCCCAAGTCTCAGTACCAATGGTTCCGCAACAAGGAGGAAATCCCAGATGACCCCAAGACCAGCCCTAAGTTCATCAACTCCTCCTACACGCTCAACGCCGAAACAGGCACcctggtgagtgtgtgtttgtgtgcagtgACTGGGAGGGAAGGGGCCACTGTAGTGCAGGGCGAGGCTGCGGGGGTGGTGGCCATGCCCCCAGCGGTAGGGGCAGATATTTTGGGGTGACAGTTGATGGTGTGAGGGGGCTTGAGCCATTAGGGGAATCTGCTGTCCTCATTGGCACATTCCTGAACTCCCTCTCCCCTGCTCAGCCAGATAGTCAGTGGCTCGGCCCCTTCACTCCACTCAACCTTTACACTGGCTTCTAAAGGTTGGCCTGGCTGTCACTGACATGCTTTACTTCCAGGGAGTCACAACcctactactgttcatattggcCGCTTGTCTTTGAAGACCACCAGCAAATGCTTCCAAATCTGCTTTTCATATCCAACTGAAAGCCAACTAATTAGTAACAGGACTAGAATTAGAGGACAAGACCGTCATCGTGGGTTAAAATCCGATGGGAGACAGCATACAACGAGAACTGAAGGGATATCTGAACAGTAAAGCAACTCATTTTGGGGACAGTTCCACCCCCAATGTAATTCAAATTGAACCTCGTTATAAGCCTGCACTTTCCCACATGCAGTAAATACACCAGAATGAAAGGACTCCGGTTATACGGAGTGTAATTGAGACTTGCTGTTGTTGGTTTTTCCTCTGCAGAAATTCAGTGCTGTCAGAATGAACGACTCAGCAGAGTACTTCTGCCGAGCAAAGAACGACGCGGGTCACTCAGAGTGTGGACCGCAGACGATGGAAATCTGTAAGTCTGTCTGACAGCTGACAAATTTGTACACAAGACACATGTTGTTTGTTGAAGCATGTCATTCCAGTAGTCCGGTATTCAATTCATAAAGAGACAGTTGAAGGTATCTCAACGTCAATTCTTCATGTTGTTTTTCCCCAGATGATATCAATATTGCCAGGATCATCCTGGGAGTGCTGGTGGTGGTGCTATTGTGCATAACAGTGGGCctctgctttgcatacaagcgtGGTTACTTCGCCAGCCAGAAACAGACTGGAAACAAGTGAGTGAAACTTCCTATTGAGCGGCAATAGGGATGGGTCATGGCTCATTGAGGTTTAACATTTTCCAATTTAGACTTTATGAACAGGCTTGACTTCACAACTTGACCTGGTTAACTTACGGCCCAAGGTTTTATAACATGCATGGAACAATTCTTTCTAGAAATGGTGTTGTTTTTGCAACAGCATAAATGCCTTCTGATCATGTCTCCATTGTGTTTCACAGTTACAAAGCACCAGCCAAAGGAGAAGGAGTGGACTACGTCAGAACCGAGGACGAGGTGCGTAAAGAAAAACTACGATTCTTTTTAACTCAAAAAAGTTCAACTAGGCAGTCCTTTAACTTTAGCTTACTTGCTCTTCCTTTTTATTTCAGGGTGACTTCCGACACAAATCTTCGTTTGTCATCTGAAGAGGAAGACGAAGGGCATGGAAGTGAAAGGTGTGGTACTTTGGACTGAACTCATTAAGTGTGTGAGATGACCAGTGAGCTGCCACAGTACGTGCCTTGAGCTCTCAGCATGTCTGAAATGATTCAAGTTTGCCAAAGGTAACAAGTTTTCACATCTATATAGAACTGTTAACCATCGTTACAGATACAGACAAGTTTTGAAACCAACTTGTTGACCGTTTATCACCAATCAACTTATTTTGCTAAATTATGGAGTTAAGTTAGTTATTGCATGTTTTAAAAGGTTTTTAACATCATCtgctggagaaaaaaaaaaacatttatgtaAGATCTTCTGCCAGGAGGAGAAAAAGTATTTAGCTAAGTTCTGAAGTAAATCGAACATAACACATTTCTACTGTAAACATTTGCTTCAAAAACCTGTCATTTAGAACTTTTTTTTTCTACCAGCAAAATGTCAGACTATTTTTGATGGAATATAATTTTGAAATGCCTATAGATAAAGGTttacttttttaaatatttgtaaaatactgttttttttatttggttTTGGGAAAAATATAACTTTCAACCACTCAGTATTCAGCTGTAAACAATCACCTTTCCTGATCTAAAATCTAATTACAAAACCTAGCTGTTATTTACAAGCCCTTTCTTTAAAACCTACAATTTAGTTGTAAATACACAGTGAAAGATGTATTCCAATACATGTTCTGTGGTTGGGGCTAGCTAAGCCAAATACTAACTGCCAATCACATTTCCTCCAATCCAAAGATCATGAGGTTCCATCTATCCAGTGTTGAAAATTTTCCTTTAATTTCTCCAATGCTGGAGGTTGGCATTGAAGTCATGTAAAGGTTCAAGCTTTTCAAGTGTTCACATGTTTAATTTATTGATTACATTTTCTGAACCAGACTCATGTAACACCCATCTCAGGCCAGGTACAAATCCTCTGAGAATTCTTAAACCGTATGTCTATGAATAATAAAACTCACTTCTAATATTCTGACATGTGCGGTGGATTTTAATTTACAAAAATAAACACAGAAAATATTAGATAGGACATCGAATGTGTTCAGTATGGACAGAAGAGAACATGAAAAATAAACAACTACTGCTGGATTTGTCTTGTTTTATTATTGAGTGGGGACTGCAAGTTCCATTCCCTTGACACGAGTTCTGAAAATACCAGAATAATCAGGTGAAACATTCGACCCATTACAATAGTTTAACGCTTTACAATTTTTACTTACTGCTGATCAGGTGACATCTTCCCCAGTCTTTGAAcctgtgaagaaaaaaaacagtcaAACCAAACACATTATCACAATGTTCTAATCATCAAATGGCATCTGTCGAAAGATCAAAATGTGGCATACCTGTTCTCCGGTCACTGAAGATGGTGCTGACTCCTTTCCTGAATGTAACTTAGTTTATGTTACCTGAGTAACATGTAACAAGGATATTATGTTGGGAAATTATCTTTTTGGTCTTTAAagttagacataaggttagcagtTTGGTTAGGATCAAGTGTAGGGTTCCGCATTAGGTTAGCAGCTTTTAAGATAGTAGCACTTCTAGCTTTGGAGCTTAGTGCCAACTGATGACTTTAGTGACTGGGAAATAGCCACCCCCGGACACTGTTCTTGTTGGGATTTATCATGGGGCTGCCAGCCATTGATTTGTGGCTCAATGGCAGCACTTTTCTCTCTACATTAAGGACCTTTCATTTAGTCAGTAAATTGGTGACAGTACCTGAAAACACCATCAGTGGTAATGTTACTATGTAAATCTTGGTGAGGCAAACTTTTTTTCATCAccaatgcatgccagcaaagccacaacacaacactagacTATACATTAATTGcgctataatggtgacaaacggtgtccacaaactgttagggcctacataaagctgtcccgacagcagagctttcttttcagcaccatggagtgaatccttaccaccgctacacctggctatcagcggagccttgtctggcaacgaaacagttcattcagcctcatttactgcatataaggggcatataagcagacaattaaaaatcttacaatattcgatgattgcATTTCTCAAACAggctgtaggctacatgtgcaccacccagtcagaacagtaggctaagttatgaggggggaAGGGACCAagttattagggtgaggcacatgggcttctaacagcttactacacaacatacacttagtatgactttcttagctacagtatacatatctccctggcatcatttatgcagcagcatacaatacatttttggactcaccttacTGTGCTGTggtcacttgaacaggaaggtggcatggCAGTCCTTGTGGACAAATGTTTTCTTAAAAATCTGGCATTCTGTGGATTTACGGTGCTTTcacgacaactgggaactctggaaaaaaacaaggtcaaatcatgccgccagtgatcttcaggttggagctctagaaagaggcccgagttcccgacttggaattccaagttggatgaccgttcaaagcATATTTTGCCAGTCGGAGCTCTTTTtttcccccgagttcccagtcttgaactcactgaactCCCAGTTCAGAGTTTCCAGTTAATTTGAACGCGGAAGAATTCATGCTGGATTGACGCATGGCCAATgaattcaaccttttctggcccatggtgtgttgcaagtgaatgtttatccttttaagc
Coding sequences within it:
- the LOC120044350 gene encoding junctional adhesion molecule 3B-like; translated protein: MYGQTEHCIDSKMALTRLACILVLLSTHCYFNVLAVILKTTNDAPWANEFESIELSCLIESISTKNPRIEWKKIKDGEPSYVYFEKKISGDLEGRARIREPATLVITNATRSDSASYRCEVSDQTDFRSFDEILINLVIRVKPVVPKCAVPKSVPVGTAAELRCVEDQGFPKSQYQWFRNKEEIPDDPKTSPKFINSSYTLNAETGTLKFSAVRMNDSAEYFCRAKNDAGHSECGPQTMEIYDINIARIILGVLVVVLLCITVGLCFAYKRGYFASQKQTGNNYKAPAKGEGVDYVRTEDEGDFRHKSSFVI